From Cellulomonas dongxiuzhuiae, the proteins below share one genomic window:
- a CDS encoding branched-chain amino acid aminotransferase, whose translation MSTVTTPTSPTFEIHLSDTPASTAEREAALAAPRFGVAFTDHMARISWTQDAGWTHRRVEKYGPLQLDPATAVLHYGQEVFEGLKAYRYPDGTVWSFRPEANAARFARSAYRLALPELPEADFLGAIKALVEVDRAWIPPGDETSLYLRPFMYASEPFLGVRPSLEAEFLVIASPVGPYFAGGVTPVSIWVSREYARAGSGGTGAAKCGGNYAASLLPQQQAHAKGFDQVCFLDARTGTQLEELGGMNIVVVRADGSVVTPPLSGTILEGVTRASILTLLAEAGHEVAERPLLLEELRAGLADGSVTEVFACGTAAVMTPIGRLASDDFDLVVGDGTAGPVTTRIRAQLTDIQYGRASDSHGWMHRLV comes from the coding sequence ATGAGCACCGTGACGACCCCCACGTCCCCGACCTTCGAGATCCACCTCAGCGACACCCCGGCGTCCACCGCCGAGCGAGAGGCGGCGTTGGCCGCGCCCCGGTTCGGTGTCGCCTTCACCGACCACATGGCCCGCATCTCCTGGACGCAGGACGCCGGGTGGACCCACCGCCGGGTCGAGAAGTACGGCCCCCTCCAGCTCGACCCCGCGACCGCCGTCCTGCACTACGGGCAGGAGGTCTTCGAGGGCCTCAAGGCGTACCGGTACCCGGACGGCACGGTGTGGTCGTTCCGCCCGGAGGCCAACGCGGCACGCTTCGCGCGCTCGGCGTACCGGCTCGCGCTGCCCGAGCTCCCCGAGGCGGACTTCCTCGGGGCGATCAAGGCCCTCGTCGAGGTCGACCGCGCCTGGATCCCGCCGGGGGACGAGACGAGCCTGTACCTGCGTCCGTTCATGTACGCCTCCGAGCCGTTCCTGGGAGTGCGGCCGTCCCTCGAGGCCGAGTTCCTCGTCATCGCCTCGCCCGTGGGCCCGTACTTCGCCGGCGGGGTCACGCCGGTGTCGATCTGGGTGTCGCGGGAGTACGCCCGCGCCGGGAGCGGCGGCACGGGCGCCGCGAAGTGCGGCGGCAACTACGCGGCGAGCCTCCTGCCGCAGCAGCAGGCCCACGCCAAGGGCTTCGACCAGGTGTGCTTCCTCGACGCGCGGACGGGCACGCAGCTCGAGGAGCTCGGCGGCATGAACATCGTCGTCGTGCGCGCCGACGGCTCCGTGGTGACCCCGCCGTTGTCCGGCACGATCCTCGAGGGCGTCACGCGCGCGTCGATCCTCACGCTGCTCGCGGAGGCGGGCCACGAGGTCGCGGAGCGCCCCCTGCTGCTGGAGGAGCTGCGCGCCGGCCTCGCGGACGGCAGCGTCACCGAGGTGTTCGCGTGCGGCACCGCGGCCGTCATGACGCCCATCGGCCGCCTCGCGAGCGACGACTTCGACCTCGTCGTGGGCGACGGGACGGCGGGCCCCGTCACGACGCGCATCCGGGCGCAGCTCACGGACATCCAGTACGGGCGCGCGTCCGACTCGCACGGGTGGATGCACCGCCTCGTCTGA
- the cimA gene encoding citramalate synthase yields MTQSTAPASTTSSPFHVYDTTLRDGAQQEGINLSVADKLAIAPMLDELGVGFIEGGWPGAVPKDTEFFRRAAKELDLRNAELAAFGATRKVGVRAADDPQVRALLDSEAPVVTLVAKFDVRHVERALRTTADEGLAMIADTVTLLLGEGRRVFVDAEHFFDGYRYDAAFSRSAVLTAFEAGAEVVALCDTNGGMLPDWVREIVLEVRAAAGPDALLGMHAHNDSGCAVANTLAAVDAGCMHVQGTVNGYGERTGNADLLSVVANLELKLGRQVLARHPDAPGGLPELTRIAHAISELTNISPFARQPYVGASAFAHKAGLHASAIKVDPDLYQHADPELVGNDMRMLVSDMAGRASIELKGRQLGIDLAEHPDVLSRVMHRIKDAEAGGYTYEAADASFELVLVEELEGARPAYFRVESWRAIVERNGGRGTAATAEATVKLHAGGERIVTTGEGNGPVNALDHALRTALGRVYPELAEFELIDFKVRILDQMQGTDAVTRVLIESTDGQTSWSTVGVGPNLIEASWEALTDSAIWGLRHHGVPPR; encoded by the coding sequence GTGACACAGTCCACGGCACCCGCGTCGACCACGTCGTCGCCGTTCCACGTCTACGACACCACGCTGCGTGACGGCGCCCAGCAGGAGGGCATCAACCTGTCGGTCGCCGACAAGCTGGCGATCGCGCCGATGCTCGACGAGCTGGGCGTGGGGTTCATCGAGGGCGGCTGGCCGGGCGCCGTGCCCAAGGACACGGAGTTCTTCCGGCGGGCGGCGAAGGAGCTGGACCTGCGCAACGCGGAGCTGGCCGCCTTCGGCGCCACGCGCAAGGTCGGGGTGCGTGCGGCCGACGACCCGCAGGTGCGTGCGCTCCTGGACTCCGAGGCGCCCGTCGTCACGCTCGTCGCCAAGTTCGACGTGCGGCACGTCGAGCGTGCGCTGCGCACGACCGCGGACGAAGGACTGGCGATGATCGCGGACACCGTGACGCTCCTCCTGGGGGAGGGGCGGCGCGTGTTCGTCGACGCCGAGCACTTCTTCGACGGGTACCGGTACGACGCGGCCTTCTCGCGCAGCGCCGTGCTGACCGCGTTCGAGGCCGGTGCCGAGGTCGTCGCCCTGTGCGACACCAACGGCGGCATGCTGCCGGACTGGGTGCGGGAGATCGTGCTGGAGGTCCGCGCGGCCGCCGGCCCCGACGCGCTGCTGGGCATGCACGCCCACAACGACTCCGGGTGCGCGGTCGCCAACACCCTCGCCGCCGTCGACGCCGGCTGCATGCACGTGCAGGGCACGGTCAACGGGTACGGCGAGCGCACGGGTAACGCCGACCTCCTGTCGGTCGTCGCGAACCTCGAGCTCAAGCTCGGCCGGCAGGTGCTCGCGCGGCACCCGGACGCGCCGGGCGGGCTTCCCGAGCTGACCCGCATCGCGCACGCGATCAGCGAGCTGACGAACATCTCGCCGTTCGCGCGCCAGCCGTACGTCGGCGCGAGCGCCTTCGCCCACAAGGCGGGCCTGCACGCGTCGGCGATCAAGGTCGACCCCGACCTCTACCAGCACGCGGACCCCGAGCTCGTCGGCAACGACATGCGGATGCTCGTGTCCGACATGGCAGGGCGCGCCTCGATCGAGCTCAAGGGCCGTCAGCTCGGCATCGACCTCGCGGAGCACCCGGACGTCCTGTCGCGCGTGATGCACCGCATCAAGGACGCCGAGGCCGGCGGCTACACCTACGAGGCGGCCGACGCGTCGTTCGAGCTCGTGCTCGTCGAGGAGCTCGAGGGTGCGCGGCCGGCGTACTTCAGGGTCGAGTCGTGGCGCGCGATCGTCGAGCGCAACGGCGGACGCGGCACGGCCGCGACGGCCGAGGCGACGGTCAAGCTGCACGCGGGCGGTGAGCGCATCGTCACCACCGGCGAGGGCAACGGACCCGTCAACGCGCTGGACCACGCGCTGCGGACCGCCCTGGGACGCGTGTACCCCGAGCTCGCCGAGTTCGAGCTCATCGACTTCAAGGTGCGCATCCTCGACCAGATGCAGGGCACGGACGCGGTGACCCGGGTGCTCATCGAGAGCACCGACGGTCAGACGTCGTGGAGCACCGTCGGCGTGGGTCCCAACCTCATCGAGGCCTCGTGGGAGGCCCTCACCGACTCCGCCATCTGGGGCCTGCGCCACCACGGGGTCCCGCCGCGCTGA
- a CDS encoding sensor domain-containing protein gives MSGTAPEPLDASRTPVGPPTPDDDRQGMPPARPRSRWWLVVVVVAALAVVLVWRPWDGGEPAPVPTPEPTPEVTPTPTPEPSRTPTASAAPAPGADAIFDPATAGSLFATSADLERDVPGAAAGVARGLEPGTRPWGLPEGASIDPASCTTAVTVVSAPPSFHDATSWVNEDLTFEQDVVVLLDPAAARAAFRALVTTVDECPRYTLDVPGAGGTRWTAEPALEGQGVFPAIVHDLTAQVDDDTYQQTTGHVLVGNAILTWTATALDASDRQDARAVLGDPAQLSEMVERRALAAVRGLP, from the coding sequence GTGTCCGGCACCGCCCCCGAGCCGCTCGACGCGTCCAGGACGCCCGTCGGCCCGCCGACGCCCGACGACGACCGCCAGGGCATGCCCCCGGCGCGTCCGCGCAGCCGGTGGTGGCTCGTCGTGGTCGTCGTCGCCGCGCTGGCGGTCGTGCTCGTGTGGCGCCCGTGGGACGGTGGCGAGCCGGCCCCCGTGCCCACGCCCGAGCCGACGCCCGAGGTCACGCCCACGCCCACGCCGGAGCCCTCGCGGACCCCGACGGCGAGCGCCGCGCCCGCGCCGGGTGCCGATGCGATCTTCGACCCGGCGACGGCGGGCAGCCTGTTCGCGACGAGCGCGGACCTCGAGCGGGACGTCCCCGGTGCGGCGGCCGGCGTCGCGCGCGGTCTGGAGCCCGGGACCCGACCGTGGGGGCTGCCCGAGGGTGCGAGCATCGACCCCGCGTCCTGCACGACGGCCGTGACGGTCGTGTCGGCGCCGCCGTCGTTCCACGACGCGACGTCCTGGGTCAACGAGGACCTGACGTTCGAGCAGGACGTCGTGGTGCTGCTCGACCCGGCGGCGGCGCGGGCCGCGTTCCGTGCGCTCGTCACGACGGTGGACGAGTGCCCGCGCTACACGCTGGACGTGCCCGGGGCGGGCGGTACGCGGTGGACGGCGGAGCCCGCACTGGAGGGCCAGGGCGTGTTCCCCGCGATCGTGCACGACCTGACGGCGCAGGTCGACGACGACACCTACCAGCAGACGACCGGCCACGTCCTGGTCGGCAACGCCATCCTCACGTGGACCGCGACGGCCCTCGACGCGAGCGACCGCCAGGACGCCCGCGCCGTGCTGGGGGACCCGGCCCAGCTCAGCGAGATGGTGGAGCGGCGCGCGCTCGCCGCCGTGCGCGGGCTGCCCTGA
- a CDS encoding lipoate--protein ligase family protein, with protein sequence MHGEYKVPGGKLVVVDLEVGDGRLRDVSLSGDFFLEPDDALEVLSRALDGTPADAGVTQLVGVLEDGLRLAVDQGRIAGPVAMVGFDVRAVALAVRRALGLSTAWADHEFALLDTGPMPPAMHVALDQVLTEELDAGRRGPTVRFWEWDEPAVVIGSFQSLRNEVDLEAAARYGVTVVRRISGGGAMFMEAGNCITFSLVVPGSLVDGMSFEESYAFLNAWVLGALADVGVTATTTGLNDISSAAGKLAGSAQKRLAHGAVLHHVTMAYDIDADKMMQVLRIGREKLSDKGTRSANRRVDPVRSQTRLPREQVVEAFVAHFRSRYRTVDDVLRPAEVERARELVATRFTDPAWTARVP encoded by the coding sequence GTGCATGGTGAGTACAAGGTGCCCGGTGGCAAGCTCGTGGTCGTCGACCTGGAGGTCGGTGACGGACGCCTGCGGGACGTGAGCCTGTCGGGCGACTTCTTCCTCGAGCCCGACGACGCGCTGGAGGTGCTGTCGCGCGCGCTGGACGGCACGCCGGCGGACGCGGGCGTCACGCAGCTCGTCGGCGTGCTGGAGGACGGTCTGCGGCTCGCGGTCGACCAGGGCCGCATCGCCGGGCCCGTCGCCATGGTGGGGTTCGACGTGCGCGCGGTCGCGCTCGCCGTGCGCCGCGCCCTGGGGCTGTCCACCGCGTGGGCGGACCACGAGTTCGCGCTCCTGGACACCGGTCCCATGCCTCCGGCGATGCACGTCGCGCTCGACCAGGTGCTCACCGAGGAGCTCGACGCGGGGCGCCGCGGCCCCACCGTGCGGTTCTGGGAGTGGGACGAGCCCGCCGTCGTCATCGGCTCGTTCCAGTCCCTGCGCAACGAGGTGGACCTCGAGGCGGCGGCGCGGTACGGCGTCACGGTCGTGCGGCGCATCTCCGGCGGCGGCGCGATGTTCATGGAGGCGGGCAACTGCATCACGTTCTCCCTGGTGGTGCCGGGGTCCCTGGTCGACGGCATGTCCTTCGAGGAGTCGTACGCGTTCCTCAACGCGTGGGTCCTCGGGGCGCTCGCGGACGTGGGCGTGACGGCCACGACGACGGGGCTCAACGACATCTCGTCGGCCGCGGGCAAGCTCGCGGGGTCCGCGCAGAAGCGCCTGGCGCACGGTGCTGTGCTGCACCACGTGACGATGGCGTACGACATCGACGCCGACAAGATGATGCAGGTGCTGCGGATCGGCCGCGAGAAGCTGTCGGACAAGGGCACGCGGTCGGCGAACCGGCGGGTCGACCCGGTGCGCTCGCAGACCCGGCTGCCGCGCGAGCAGGTGGTGGAGGCCTTCGTGGCGCACTTCCGGTCGCGGTACCGGACGGTCGACGACGTGCTGCGCCCGGCCGAGGTGGAGCGTGCGCGCGAGCTCGTGGCCACCCGGTTCACGGATCCGGCATGGACCGCACGCGTGCCGTGA
- a CDS encoding DUF202 domain-containing protein has translation MTAPAHPSLAAERTALAWRRTALGLVGGSVAAGRLLVETWGVAAWSVTAAGTVIAVVLLRAARRRRTGVHGRQRSNLTTATERTVGRDPGGRLVTACAAALVLLGAAALVVVLTWRG, from the coding sequence GTGACCGCCCCGGCACACCCGTCGCTCGCCGCCGAGCGCACGGCGCTGGCGTGGCGCCGCACGGCGCTGGGCCTGGTCGGGGGCTCGGTGGCAGCCGGCCGCCTGCTCGTCGAGACCTGGGGGGTCGCGGCGTGGTCGGTCACCGCCGCCGGGACCGTCATCGCCGTGGTGCTGCTGCGTGCCGCACGCCGGCGCCGGACCGGCGTGCACGGACGTCAGCGGTCGAACCTGACGACGGCCACGGAGCGGACCGTCGGTCGTGACCCGGGCGGTCGCCTCGTCACGGCCTGCGCCGCGGCCCTCGTGCTCCTGGGCGCCGCTGCGCTCGTCGTCGTGCTGACCTGGCGCGGCTGA
- a CDS encoding YidH family protein, translating to MDHERPVPEGRAPDRRFPRWVYGVGAEPDARFTLANERTFLAWARTGLALLAGGVALEALGLPVEPALRLAAAVVLIALGTLAPAVAWWGWSRAERAMRRGDPLPAPVGFGLLVGGVAVAGVLVLLGLLHA from the coding sequence ATGGATCACGAGCGACCCGTGCCCGAGGGGCGCGCGCCCGACCGACGCTTCCCCCGGTGGGTCTACGGCGTCGGTGCCGAGCCCGACGCGCGCTTCACGCTCGCCAACGAGCGCACCTTCCTCGCGTGGGCGCGCACCGGCCTCGCGCTGCTCGCCGGCGGTGTCGCCCTCGAGGCCCTCGGCCTGCCCGTCGAGCCCGCGCTGCGGCTCGCCGCCGCCGTCGTGCTCATCGCGCTGGGGACCCTCGCGCCCGCGGTGGCCTGGTGGGGGTGGTCCCGTGCGGAGCGCGCCATGCGGCGCGGCGACCCCCTGCCCGCTCCCGTGGGCTTCGGCCTGCTCGTGGGCGGCGTCGCCGTGGCCGGTGTCCTCGTCCTGCTCGGTCTGCTGCACGCGTGA
- a CDS encoding YggS family pyridoxal phosphate-dependent enzyme, which produces MSSEDVTRRLAQVRERVAAACAAAGRGADEVRVLLASKTVDVATVRAALLADAAAREAGSTGAPVLLGENRVQELVAKAPALVDLAPTWHVIGPLQSNKVNAALRWASAVESVADDALARRLSDRVQGRAVPLDVWVQVNVSGEASKHGAHPGTAADLAVRVAALPGLRLAGFMTVGARSDDEGVVRAGFALLRAVRDEVVRSGAPGTGDAHGLSMGMSNDLEVAVAEGATVVRVGTAVFGSRPAPAAVPGA; this is translated from the coding sequence GTGAGCAGCGAGGACGTGACGCGTCGTCTGGCGCAGGTGCGCGAACGGGTCGCCGCGGCGTGCGCCGCGGCGGGACGCGGCGCGGACGAGGTCCGGGTCCTGCTGGCGTCCAAGACGGTGGACGTCGCGACCGTGCGCGCCGCGCTGCTGGCCGACGCCGCCGCACGGGAGGCCGGCTCGACGGGGGCGCCGGTGCTGCTGGGCGAGAACCGGGTCCAGGAGCTCGTCGCGAAGGCGCCCGCGCTGGTCGACCTCGCGCCGACGTGGCACGTCATCGGGCCGCTGCAGTCGAACAAGGTCAACGCGGCGCTGCGGTGGGCGTCCGCGGTGGAGTCCGTCGCGGACGACGCGCTGGCACGGCGCCTGTCCGACCGCGTGCAGGGGCGCGCCGTGCCGCTCGACGTCTGGGTCCAGGTCAACGTGTCGGGCGAGGCCAGCAAGCACGGCGCCCACCCGGGAACGGCGGCGGACCTCGCGGTGCGGGTCGCGGCGCTGCCCGGGCTCCGGCTGGCCGGGTTCATGACCGTGGGTGCGCGCAGCGACGACGAGGGGGTGGTGCGCGCCGGCTTCGCCCTGCTGCGCGCGGTCCGCGACGAGGTCGTCCGGTCCGGCGCACCCGGCACGGGCGACGCGCACGGGCTGTCGATGGGGATGAGCAACGATCTCGAGGTGGCGGTCGCGGAGGGCGCGACGGTCGTCCGGGTCGGGACCGCCGTCTTCGGGTCCCGACCGGCTCCCGCCGCTGTGCCGGGCGCGTGA
- a CDS encoding YqgE/AlgH family protein yields the protein MEGCTGRLLVATPGLQDRSFRRSVVLVLEHTEAGALGVVLDRPLDVDASAVLPQWQDHLSAPGRLFQGGPVSRDTALALADLPDAGAPPGVRHLSPRLGVVDLEAPPALVVDAVRALRVFVGYAGWAEGQLDREIEAGGWFVVDLEPGDVFSADPRGLWRRVLRRQPGDLALLSTAPDDVSLN from the coding sequence ATGGAGGGGTGCACGGGGCGGCTGCTCGTCGCGACACCGGGGCTGCAGGACCGCAGCTTCCGGCGGTCGGTCGTGCTCGTCCTCGAGCACACCGAGGCCGGTGCGCTGGGGGTCGTCCTCGACCGGCCGCTCGACGTCGACGCGAGCGCGGTGCTGCCGCAGTGGCAGGACCACCTCAGCGCGCCCGGCCGGCTCTTCCAGGGCGGCCCTGTGTCCCGTGACACGGCACTGGCGCTCGCTGACCTCCCCGACGCGGGCGCGCCGCCCGGTGTCCGGCACCTGTCGCCGCGGCTCGGGGTCGTCGACCTCGAGGCCCCGCCCGCGCTCGTGGTCGACGCCGTCCGGGCGCTGCGCGTGTTCGTCGGGTACGCCGGGTGGGCCGAGGGGCAGCTGGACCGCGAGATCGAGGCGGGCGGCTGGTTCGTCGTCGACCTCGAGCCGGGCGACGTGTTCAGCGCCGACCCGCGCGGCCTGTGGCGGCGCGTCCTGCGCCGTCAGCCGGGGGACCTGGCGCTCCTGTCGACGGCGCCGGACGACGTCTCGCTCAACTGA
- a CDS encoding YccF domain-containing protein, giving the protein MKTLLNVIWLVFAGAWLALGYVAAGVVCCVLIVTIPFGIASFRIASYVLWPFGRTIVEKPTAGALSTIGNVIWVLVAGIWLAIGHVATAIPLFVSIIGIPMGIANLKLIPVSLVPLGKQIVPTDSPFAAYGH; this is encoded by the coding sequence GTGAAGACCCTGCTGAACGTCATCTGGCTCGTGTTCGCCGGTGCCTGGCTCGCCCTGGGCTACGTGGCCGCCGGCGTCGTCTGCTGCGTGCTGATCGTGACGATCCCGTTCGGCATCGCGTCCTTCCGGATCGCGAGCTACGTGCTGTGGCCGTTCGGGCGCACGATCGTCGAGAAGCCGACCGCCGGTGCGCTGTCGACGATCGGCAACGTCATCTGGGTGCTGGTCGCCGGGATCTGGCTCGCGATCGGGCACGTCGCCACCGCGATCCCGCTGTTCGTCTCGATCATCGGCATCCCGATGGGCATCGCGAACCTCAAGCTCATCCCGGTGTCCCTCGTGCCGCTGGGCAAGCAGATCGTGCCGACCGACAGCCCGTTCGCGGCGTACGGGCACTGA